The Phaeocystidibacter marisrubri DNA segment CAGGTTCTCCTAGCATTTCTAGAAGGTTGCGTTCCAAGGTGCGAGTGAGTGCACTCATTGGCGTGTCCGATGGTTCGTTCTCAAATGGATTCATCACCATCATTCCATTGAAGAAAGTGGTGTAGAATACGTAGCCAATGACCCATCCAAAGAGCATGGCCCACCATTCACTAAGCTCAAACAATGCCATGGCATTAATGCTGATGAAAAGGAAGATGAAGAACTTGGTGAAGAATACGTAACTCGTAGGGAACACGGTGTTTTTGATGCGTTCACATTTGCCCATTTCATCCGTCATGCGCACCAAAAGTTCGTCCATAGCCTTGAATCGAAACTCATCGGTGTGTCCGGCTTTGTGCAATTTGTGGAGGTCTTCGGCTTGCTGTTGAAGGAGGAGGTTGTTTTGATGTTTTGCAGTGAGTACGGCTTCTCTTTCACCTTCCTCGAGATAGAGCAAGAAGGTGGTTGAATCTACTTTTCTCAGGTTGTTCTTCAAGCAGTGTAACCAAGCTAAGTGCCGTTTTACCATCTTGACTTTTAATGCACTCGTTGAAGGGGTTTCATCAATATAGGTGAGTACGCTTCTGGCCCAAGAGCGAGAGTCATTCACGATTTCACCCCAGATCTTGCGCGCTTCCCACCAACGGTCGTAGGCTTGGTTGTTCAAAAAACCAATAAAGAAGGCGATGGCCGTACCCAATACGGAAGCCAATAAGGACGGCATTTGAAAGTAATCAGAAATGAATTTGTCGTAGGCGAGAAGTCCCACTCCTACTTCTAGGAGTATGATGAGGTTGATGCGCCAAGTTCTGCGCAGCACTTCCGAAATCGTCCAATTCTTTCTGATGAGCATGGGTCAAAGATAAGGCCTGAGAGTTTAGGCCACACTTGCTTCCCTTCGCACTACCTCATAATGACGATCAATACAGTTTAATCGCTCATTTTGGATTTCTTTGGTGAAGGTCATGAAGCGATCGAGAATATGAATCGACGCGC contains these protein-coding regions:
- a CDS encoding bestrophin family protein, with amino-acid sequence MLIRKNWTISEVLRRTWRINLIILLEVGVGLLAYDKFISDYFQMPSLLASVLGTAIAFFIGFLNNQAYDRWWEARKIWGEIVNDSRSWARSVLTYIDETPSTSALKVKMVKRHLAWLHCLKNNLRKVDSTTFLLYLEEGEREAVLTAKHQNNLLLQQQAEDLHKLHKAGHTDEFRFKAMDELLVRMTDEMGKCERIKNTVFPTSYVFFTKFFIFLFISINAMALFELSEWWAMLFGWVIGYVFYTTFFNGMMVMNPFENEPSDTPMSALTRTLERNLLEMLGEPDLPESIEPEHGDHLM